The following is a genomic window from Chlamydiales bacterium STE3.
TGGTAGTAGAAGTCGATGAGTCAAGGGCAAGAGGCTGGAGCGAAAATAGCGCGCATAGCTCATATTGGTTTTTGTGCATCCTTGCTCTTGAACTTAAAGCTGCTGTAGCTCCCTGTGGGCTAGCCTTTCTACGTCTCTGGCAAGAGGTTCTTCCAAATGCCCATTGACAAATATCTGATCGATTTTCAAAAATTTTCTCTCGATGCCATGAAGACTTTTCTGCTGACGTTCGATCAACTTTTTGCGGTCACTTTCTTTGGTCTTGAAAATATCTTCACCAATGGCCAGAGATATAGGCGAGCCGCCTCTCGATAAGAGGTGAGACCGAAGAGCATTCGCTCAAGGTATTGAAAGCCGGAGGAGCTTTTTACAGTTTTAAAAAGGCTGCAATAGCAAAATGAGTCATTGGCGAAGACTCTTAGGACTCAAGAGAAGCCATCATCTCACGGCGATAAAGTCTCCTTGCTTCTTTTGAAATGCTATGGATGCGCTCTACTCTTTGTTCATTATTATGGTTGTAATTTTCAAGGGCAGCTTTTTGAGAGAGGGTGCGGTCCCTAAGGTAATCTTGAAAATCATAATAGGATCGAAGGGCTGTATTGCATCCCAATCCTGTCACTGGGTCTACTGTGGCGCTGGCATCTCCTGCGAGGAGGACATCTGATTCTCCAAGAGTAGTGCAATATTTTTCTGCCTTATCCGCCCCTATCTTAACTACGTCAAAACTTTTAAGGTTATGATGATAGACAAATGGAAGGGAAAGGTCTCTACGAAAAAAGCTAATTAATGCAGCCATATTAGCAAAACAGAGGGAGAGATGGATCCACCGCCTAGAGAAAGAATGGTATTGCTTTTCAGCAATTTTAAATTCTCTTTCACAATCTTTTTTTTCTGAGCTGCTTTTAGCTTTTTCTATAGCTTCTTTCTTCTCCATCGCAATCTTTTTAAGAGAAAATATACGGTCGCTAACTTCAGCAGAAAATCCACAACCAATATAATTTTGTTTGGGCGTTTTTAATATAATCACCCCGCATATTTGCTGTCTAAATTTTTTGGACAAAATCGATCTGAATAAAAACTGTATGTGATAGTTAATTGTGTAGGCGATTGAAAAGACACTTGTTCTTGTAGATTTTAGTAAAGAACTAACATTTTGTATTTCCGGTCGGTTATCTTGGTAGATAGCGGTAATAGCAGGTATGGATTGAAGTACTTCTTTTCGTTTGATACCTAAAAGTGAGTTTGTAGAACTACGAGCCCCTTCGGCATTTACAAGAACATCGATATCGGAAAGAGTGTGTTCTCTGTTTGTAGACTGCATGCTAAGTGCTATCTTTTTAGACTGCGTTGCAATTTTTAAGACCTGAGAATCGTATTGAATAATGGGTTCAGGGCTAATTTTTTCTAAGACCATTTTCAGGGCTTGCTCAAGCTCACCTAAGCGAACATCTATCCCCTCATTTTCTCGAGCAGGGTAGATTAGTTTATTTTCTAACAGGTATTGATAGACCCCAAAATTTTTTAGTATGCTGACCGCATGCTTATCAATAGCCACAGTGTTAAGTCTACCAGGTGCATTTTCAGGACGTTTTTCGATCACTGTAGTAGGGTTTCCCTCACAGACAGAGATAATCGCGCGGATCAGACCTGCAGGGCCAGCGCCCAGTATAACAACTGTTGGCTTATCATATGATCTGATCCGCATATTGTTTTTTAAGAATTGCATTCTTTCTGCAAAAGAAACTTCAAAATTATTCTGACCTGGAAGGGGAAGGTTAAGGGGCGTTATTTTGATACGAAATCCCATTAATTTTACTCCAGATGATCGAAATAAAAAGCCAGTTTTAATAAAAGAAATCATTAATAACAAGAATTAGCTTTTAAATAAAGTAAAAACTCAATTTAAAAATGGCAATAAAAGATTGCCTTGATAGTAGGCCAGCAAATAATTCTGGAGAAATCAATTGTTTAAATCTCAAAACTTCCGCATGAGCTTAAATGTTTAATCCAGGTTTCGCGTGCATTCCAAATCCTATCAAATTGCAAGTGGTTATTTTTTAGCCACGAGTAAATGAAGGCTTGGTGGTATTCAACTTTGTATTTACCGGCTTGGTGGTAAGATATAACAGTTTCTTGCAATGCTCTTGGTGAATGTACAAACGAAGTGATATGAAGAAAGGGAATGTCTAAGTTGTGTGTATCCTTGTAACTTAAGTAGCAATGCGTTTCACGAATGGCATCAATTTTGTACTCATGTAAGATAGGGGATAGAGGGAGTTTGTTTTCTTTGGTGAATAAAAAAATTCCTAAAATGAGCTTTACTGAAATAGAGAGTTCTTCTGCCAAAACAGACAGTAATGCGTGTTTGCTGCTGCAAGTTCCTCTGCCATAAGTTAAAATTTGTTGAACATCAGTTCGATCTTTTGTGCGGCCATAGGGTAGCTGGTGAACATATTTTGTAGCTTCCAATAAACTCCAAATTCTTATGCTGCAAAAAGATTTGCTAATAGAGGGCTTATTGTTTTTAACTGCAAATTTGGTAGCTCTATGGTTTC
Proteins encoded in this region:
- a CDS encoding Uncharacterized protein (Product derived from UniProtKB/Trembl:W4LNQ1); amino-acid sequence: MRSHSISLFRNHRATKFAVKNNKPSISKSFCSIRIWSLLEATKYVHQLPYGRTKDRTDVQQILTYGRGTCSSKHALLSVLAEELSISVKLILGIFLFTKENKLPLSPILHEYKIDAIRETHCYLSYKDTHNLDIPFLHITSFVHSPRALQETVISYHQAGKYKVEYHQAFIYSWLKNNHLQFDRIWNARETWIKHLSSCGSFEI